GTCAGGAGGGCGAGCAACTCGCGCTGGAGGAGCTTCAGCAGTGCCGACAGGAGAAGGCGCGCCTGGAGGCGGAGTCCAATGGGAAGGTGGGGCTCACGGCCCTCCTCGCCCAGAAACTCATGGGGAAGGGCGGCGTTGACGATAGGGACATCTCCAAGAATGTCACCGCACACCCTGGCAACACGCTCACCAGCAGGTTGGCACGCACCTACCGCTCCGATACCGGGCGCATGGTGGTGCGGTTGGCCATGGAGCAGGAGTTGTGGAACGACGGGACCACGCCCTGGACGCCCATTGGTGCGGTGCTGGTGGGCCCCCAGGGGTTGGAGTTGAAGGCGCTCGGCGTGTGGCCGCTGGAGCCCATCCCACCGGGGAAGGGGCTCCGCGTCGTGCTGGAACTGGAGGCGACGGAGGAGCAGGCACGCGGCACCTTCACCCTGAAGCTGTGGTGCCAGGAGGGGGGCGGCAGGGGCGAGTTCTTCGACGGCGTGACGTTCCCGTAGCCCGACCGGGCGCCCGCTCCGGTTCAACACCCGCTCGGGCTCGTCAGCTACAAGCCGGACTGATCCTTCGAGACCGGAGCGAGAGAGCGAAGAGGAGCATCGCGCCCCAGGGCGATGAAGGGAGCCCAGGCGTAGGGGTGGGGGTGGGCCTGTCGCAACTCCAGCATGGCGGCGCGTAGGGCCGAGACACGGGGCTCACCGGCCAGCAGGTGGCGGTAGTAGCCCTGCATGAGCTGACGGGTGGTGTCGTCATTCACCTTCCACAGGCTGCTCACCACCGTCTCGGCGCCCGCGGAGATGAGGGCCCGACGCAGGCCATAGACGCCCTGGCCGAGTTTGACGTCCCCGCGACCCGTCTCGCAGGCGGAGAGGACGACCAGCTCGGTTCCCCACAGGTCCAGGCCGGCCAACTCCAGGGCGGTGACGAGGGAGCTGTCGGGGGAGTGGGGCTGCTGGGCGGAAGCCCCGGAGAGGATGAGGCCGGAGCGCAACAGCGGGTCGGGCAGGTGCTGGGTGGAGGAATCCCCCGAGAGGCCGCCGGAGTGGACGACGGCGCGAGAGGCCTCGGGCGAGGCCGAGGCGGAATCCTCGAGGAAGAAGCCGTGGGTGGCGAGATGCAGCACGCCGGGCGTCGGCAGTGTCAGCAACCGCTGCTTGGAGGCCTCCACTCCCAGGAAGAGTTGCGCCTGGGGCAGCAGTTGCTGAATGGCCTCGGCCTCCTGGCGAGTGCCGGGCAGGGGCACCCAGGTGCGCTCGGCGAGGTCGGCCCGGAGGCTGGAGAAGAAACGCTCGGTCGAGGCGGAGCGCAGGGCCAACGCGGGTTGCTGCTGCTGTGCGACGGGGGCCGTGGAGGGAGAGGCGCCAAAGTCCGGGTCGGCGAGGACGACGAGGGAGCGGGAGGGGGCAATGTCCTGGGGACGCGGCAGCAAATCCTTGCCCGAGGTGAGGTAGGTGAAGTGGAAGGAGTCCACAAGCGGGCCCTTGCCGTTGTGGAGGGCGGCGAAGGGGACGAGGTTGAGCTGGCCGTCCGGGGAGAGGAAGAGATGGCGGACGTTGCCGAGCAGCGGCCGCAGGGGGCGGAAGGCCAGGGAGTACAAGGCCTGGGCGGGGCTCTGCCAGGCCGCATCGCTGCTGGCCAGTGCATCTCGGAAGGTGGAGGCGGCCTGGTCGATGGCGGCCGCGGGCCCGAGGTCCACGGTGCGGATGGTGGCGTTGGGCAGCAGCACGAGTGCCAGGTAGCGCAGCTCGCTGGGGAGTTGGGACTGGGGCGTACCCGGCCTGGGCACCGCCGGGCTGTCTTTGTAGGCGACGAACTCGACGAGGGCGCTGTCCCTGGGGAGGGCGGCGGCGACGCGCTCGACGATTTGGTCGGGGCCAGGGAGTGCGGTGAGGGCGCGCAGGGGGGCGGAGTGCCTGGCGAGCTGGGTTTCCAGGGCATCACCCTGCGCGGCCAGGGACTGGAGGCGCTGCTGGTAGTCAGCGGGGGAGAGGGAGTCGGGGCCCTGGTGCGACAGCGTGGCGAGTTGGGCACGCAGGCCCCGCAGCCGCTCGAAGGTGCTCCGGTCCTCCTCACCGAGGCCGAGGTAGATGGTGCGGGAGGTATTGGCTACTTCCTCGACGGAGCGGCCCTTGCGCAGCAGTACGGAGGAGAGGGCCAGCCGCCGAAGGCGGGCATCGCCCGGGTGGGCGCGTAGCAGGGAGTAGAGGACGTCCTCCTCGGAGCGGAGAAGTTGAAGGAAGCTCGCCAGGCGCGACTCGGAGAAGTCGAGTGCCTCCCGGCGCAGGCGCTGCTCGGAGATGCTGAAGGCGCGCGTGAGGAGAGGGAGGGCCTGGGCACGTTGCTTCTGGATGAGGCGGAGTCGGGCGAGACCTTTGAGCGATGCCGCGACGTCAGCGTGTTGCTTGCCGAGGGCTGCCTCTCGAATGGAGAGAGCGCGCTCAAACAGAGGCTCGGCTCGGCTGTACAAACCCTGCTCCCTGTAGAGGTCGGCGAGGTTGTTGAGCGCGGAGGCGACATTCGGGTGCTGCTTGCCGAGGGCCGCTTCCCAAATGGAGAGAGCGCGCTCAAACAGAGGCTCGGCTCGGCTGTACAAACCCTGCTCCCTGTAGAGGTCGGCGAGGTTGTTGAGCGTGGCGGCGACATTCGGGTGCTGCTTGCCGAGGGCCGCTTCCCAAATGGAGAGCGCGCGCTCGAACAGAGGCTCGGCCCGGCTGTACAAGCCCTGGTTCAAGTAGAGGTTGGCGAGGTTGTTGAGCGTGGCGGCGACATTCGGGTGCTGCTTGCCGAGGGCCGCTTCCCAAATGGAGAGCGCGCGCTCGAACAGAGGCTCGGCCCGGCTGTACAAGCCCTGGTTCAAGTAGAGGTTGGCGAGGCTGTTGAGCGCGACGGCGACATCCGGGTGCTGCTTGCCGAGGGCCGCTTCCCAAATGGAGAGCGCGCGCTCGAACAGAGGCTCGGCCCGGCTGTACAAGCCCTGGTTCAAGTAGAGGTTGGCGAGGCTGTTGAGCGCGGCGGCGACATCCGGGTGCTGCTTGCCGAGGGCCGCTTCCTTGATGGCGAGCGCGCGCTGATAGAGCGGTTCGGCCTGACCGTACAACCCTTGGTACCCGTAGATTGCTCCGAGGCTGCTGAGCGAGTCGGCAACGCTGGGATGGTTCTTGCCGAGGGTCGCCTCCCGAATGGCCAACGCGCGCTGCTGGAACGGCTCGGCCTGGGCATACAACCCCTGGTCCTTGTAGATCAGCCCGAGGTTGCTGAGCGAGTAGGCAACGCTGGGATGGTTCTTGCCGAGGGTCGCCTCCCGAATGGCTAACGCGCGCTGATGGAACTGCTCGGCCTGGGCATACAACCCCTGGTCCTTGTAGATCGCCCCGAGGTTGTTGAGCGAGTCGGCAACGTGGGGATGGTTCTTGCCGAGGGCTGCCTCCCGAATGGCCAACGCGCGCTGATGGAACTGCTCGGCCTGGGCATACAATCCCTGGGCCTTGTAGATCACCCCGAGGTTGTTGAGTGAGTAGGCGACCTGGGGATGGTTCTTGCCAAGGGCCGCCTCCCAAATGGCCAGCGCGCGCAGATGGAGCGGCTCGGCCTGGGCATACAGTCCCTGGTCGCTGTAGATGTTTGCGAGGTTGTTGAGCGAGTCGGCGACGTCGGGGTGGTGCTTACCAAGCGTGGCCTCTCGAATGGCCAGCGCCCGCTGACAGTACGGCTCTGCCCGGTCATACAACTTCTGGACCCAGTAGAGGGTGGAGAGGTTGCGGAGCGACTCGGCGACAAGGGGATGCTGCTCCCCCAGGGCCTCTTGCCGAAGGGCCAGCGCGCGCTGAAGCAACGGCTCTGAGCGGCCATGGTTCCCCTGCTTGCGATGGAGGTTGCCCACCTGGTTGAGGCAAGCAGCCACCTCCAGGTGGGTGCTGCCCAGCACCGCCTCCCTGAGCGCCAGGGCTTGTTCTCCCTTCGTAATGGCCTCTGCGTACTTGCCCTCCTTCTCGAGCCTGGCCGCCTCCTCAAACGCCGTCCGCGCCTCATCCAACCGCGCATCCGCGCTGGCCTCGCTGGCCGCCGCGCTCGTGGCACAGCACAGCACCACCAGCAGCATCCACCAGCCTTCTCGCTTCAAGCCGTAGGGAGTCACCAGGAGTACTCTATCCCCCTTTCGGGCAGCTTGTCCGCGTGCACCCAGGATTCACGCAAACTGCTCGAGAGACGTATCCGCTCGGCGGAGCGGTCCAGCATGGCGACGTAGATGTGGTAACGAGCGCGCCGCCCAGCTCTGCTGGGGGGGGCAGCGGCGCTCAGGTCGGCGCGGGTGAGGTGGAGGGAGTCTGCGCGGAGGCCTCACGCGCGGCCTTCCACATGGGCGGCAGCAGTTCCTCGAGCCGGCGCTGCGGCCAACCCCGGGCGAGCTTCTCCAGCACATCGGCCAGGTACGCCCACGGCTCGACTCCGGCCAGCACGCACGTGGCCACCAGCGTGTACACGCATGCGGCGCGCTCGGCGCCCGCGTCGCTGCCGGCGAACAGGTAGTTCTTCCTGCCGACGGCAATTTCCCGCAGCCGCAGTTCCGAGGCGTTGTTGTGCAGCGGCAGGCGCGCATCCTCCATGAAGCGCATCAGCGCCTGCCACTGATTGATTGTGTAGCGACACGCCTGGGCCAACGGACTCTTGGGCGGCTCCCGGTTGTAGGTTTCGGCTACCCAGCGCCCCAGTTGCTCCGTGACAGCGCGTGAGAGCGTGTCGCGCCTGCGCAGCCGCTCGGCTTGCTCCACCTTCTGCTGGCTGGCCTGGCGCTCCACCTCGAAGAGCTGGCCGATGAGCGAGAGCGGCAGCGCCGCTCGTGTGTCCCCGGCTTCCAATGCCTCCACGAAGTAGCGCCGGGCATGGCTCCAGCACCCCACCTCCACCGCGGTGGCACCCTAGCGAGTGAAGAGTTTGTCATAGCCCTTGTACCCGTCCACCAGCAGCCAGCCCTCGCGTCCCTCCAGGAAGGACAGCGGCCCCTCCTGCTTCCAGTCCGGCGTGTAGACGAAGGCTGCCCAGGTGCTGTCCCCCAGGTACACCCACATGTGCCCGCGCTTGAGGCCGTTGAGGTGCTCCCTGCCGAGCACCTTCAGGTGCGTGTCGTCGCTCTGCAGCACGTGCGAGGCCAGCGCCCGCCGGGCTACCTCCAGGGCCAGCGGCTGGAGGGTGTCGGCGCCCGCGGCCACCCAATCCGAGAGCGTCGAGGTACGCAGCTGCACGCCATGGCGCGCATAAATTCCACTCAGCCGGTGCAGCGGCAGGTGGTCCTTGTACTTGGACACCAGCACGTGCGCCACCAGGCCCGGCCCGGGCAATCCGCCCTCAATCACCCTGTCGGCGGCAGGGGCTATTACCAGCCCTTCGCCACACGGCCGGCAGGCGTATTTGGGCCGCACCTCCTCAATCACCTTGAAGTGGCCGGGCACCCACTCCAATGTCTCGCTCTTCTCCTCGCCACAGCGCGTCTTGTCTCGCCCACACGCCTCGCACCGCAGCGCCTCGGGCGGCGGCTGGTGGACGCGCTGCTCGCGCGGCAGGGTGGAGGGCAGCGGGCGACGCCCGTGCCCCTTGCGCTTCTTCCTGGGGGCTTCCTCGCGCGGTGGCTCGGACGGCGGCGCAGTGCCTGCTGCGACGCGAGCCTCCCCGGCACCAGGCTCCGTCGCTTCCTGGGCCCGGCGTCCTCCTGGCCCAGCTGCGTCAGGAACAGCGACAGCTGTTCGGCCGAGAGCTTCTCGCTGGTACGGCCAAAGCGCTGGCGCATCGCCTTGCGCAGGCGCAACTCCAACTCGGTGTTCTTTTCCACCAACCGCGAGAGCAGGCCCACCACCAGCTCAATGGCCTGCTCGTCCTGGCCTTCGGCCAGCAGCGTGCGCAGCAGCGCCACCACGCCGTGCATGTCCGTCGTCTTCTTGCCTGGGGCCGCACCGCTCATGCCACCGGACATGAGCCATGGCTCGGCCCCATGACGCAAGAGGTATTCTCACGCAGTTGACTTCTCAGGTGGGGGCTGCCAGCGCGGCCGACGCACGCTGGCCTTCAAATCAATCCCCTCCAACAGCAGCGTGATCTCCACGGCCTCCAGGGTGAGGGCGGAGCCGTCCTCGGGCAGCGGACGCGGCAGGCGGAAGCTGCCCTTCTCCAGGCGCTTGCAGAAGAGGCAGAAGCCTCCGGAGTGCCACCACAGCACCTTCACCATGTCGCGCGTACGGTTGAAGAAGACGAAGAGGTGTCCACTCAAGGGGTCCTCTCGCAGTACCTACCGCGCCAGCAAGGAGAGCCCATCGAAGGGCTTGCGCATGTCCACCGGCCGGCTCGCCAGGTGGATACGCACCGAGGAGGGCAGTGTCAGCATGCTTCCTCCAACGCCCTCACCAGCCTCGCCAGCGCCTGCGCGTCGAAGCCGGGCTCCACCCGGATACGTCGACCTCTGGTCAGTACCACCTCCATGCTGGCTGTGCCTGCCGGCCGCTGCGCTTCTGGCGACGCCGGTGCCGCGACGTGCACCGGGACGAACGAGAGCGATGGACCCGTCTCCTCGGCTCGCCGCTTCTTCCACCACCTCAGCCGTTGTGCACCCAGCCCATGGCGGCGGGCGAACTCCGCCACCGACAACCCGCTCGCCTCACAGGCCTCGAGCACCGCCTGTGCCTCGGCCTCCGTCCAGTAGTTGCTTGCCGCGGCCCTCGCCAGCGTTGCGTCCACTCTTTCCGTTTTGCGTTCCATGTCTACTCCTCCTGGAACGTGACGCTGAACGGCTCCTCCCTCACTCGGAAGGTGTGGTCCGCCGAGCGCTTACCGAGAGACACGTAACCGGGCAAGCCCACCACCTCTGTGCGGCAGTTCACTTGGTCGCTGTGAAGCACCTCACGGCATCCCTCCTCCCGCCGGTGGCAACTTGCTGCATACCAAGGAGCCAAAGACTGGCCTCCTCGGTAAAGCCTTACCTCTCCAAGCCAGGCCCCATAGGAAACGACCATGCACAATCCGCTCGTCCCCCCCCACGCTCCCCCCAATATCAGGCAGCCAATGACGTGCCGCTCGCGGAAGGAAGCGACGGCAGCCCGCCACATCATGAACCTGCTGGCCAGGGTGATGGTTGTTCTCATCCTGGCATCCGCCAGTCTGGCCCATGCGCAGACGACGATGATGAACAGTGGCTGGACGAAATCCGCCGGACAAAGCCAGAACGGAGCGAACCCGAAGTTCAAATTCACCCTGCCAAGTACGCAGACCGTCACCATTGATCTGATGTCTTCCGTCGACACCTATCTGTATCTCCTGAACAGCAACTCCGTGGTGCTGTACAGAGATGACGACAGCGGCGACGGATTCAACAGCCGGCTGACTGTCACGCTCAGCGCAGGCACTTACTATATCGTGGCCGCGACCTACTCCACCGACCAAAGCGGCCGATTCACTCTCTCCACGACAGGTGGCTCCCTCGGCTGGTGTTTCGTGGGGTACGAGCACGCGAACTACGGCGGCATCGCGTATCAGTTCTGCTCTGGGGGTCCCTTCCCCTCTCACTCGAGCTGGAATGACAAGATCTCATCGTTCCGTGTGCCCAAGGGAATGATGGTCAGGGCTTTCGAGCATGCCGATGGGAGTGGCGTGGCCAGGACCTACTATGCGGATGTCCCGTACGTCGGTCCGCTCTACAATGACATTACATCTGCTTTGTCCTGGGACTCCTTCGCGGAAAATGGTTTCGCCATGGCCATGGTTTCAGACCCACAGTTCGCGTGGACCTACTGCAAGGACTCCAGCAGCAGCACAAAGTGTTCCGATGAGCGCAACGCCTACCCCAATTGGAGCGCTGAAAGCCTGAGCCGCCTGTACAACGGGCGCATGCGGGACACCATCAACAACGTCAAGAATGTCCTTGGCGACGCGGCCTTCGGGGGAGTGATCGTCAATGGAGATCTGACCGAGTTCGGCGACCAGGACGCTGATCTGGGTGATTACGTCGCTAACTACGAACATGGATTGAAGGCCAACGTCTATTTGGGACTGGGCAATCACGACTACGCCAACAACGTCGATGATTGCAGCTTTAACCATTGTGCGAACTCGATGGTCTCGTACCACAAGGCGCAGGTGGGGACCCTCAACCCTGTGAGTTTTGACTACGGCGAGAATGGCGGGGACCACGCAGGCAGTCTGGGGTACTCGTGGGAGATCGGAGACGTCCACTTCGTACAGCTCAACAATTACCCCACCTATACGAGATCATGGAGCGGCTTTAACTTCAGTGAGTGGAGGACCGACTACTTCTACATCACGTCGGCCATCGCGTGGCTGCGCACCGATCTGCAGAACGCGGCTGCCCGTGGGAAGAAGATCATCTTGAACTGGCACGACTGGGCGCAGGTCCAGGACAACGCGGAGGTCCTCGCCATCCTCCGGGATTTCCCTGTCATCGCGGTCTTTGCCGGACACCGGCATGAACTGTTCGGGCTCACCGGGTTCTCAGGGGATGGAACGAACGTTCCCATCTTCCATAGCGGCTCCGCTCATTACGGCACCTTCCTGGTCACGCGCTTTTTCGATAACAAGATGTATGTATGGATGATGGAGATCAATCAGCTGGGTGATGGTTCCTTGCGCATCGTCCACCCAAACACCGACGAACGTATTCCTGTCAGCAACCTGACGGACAAGTTCGATGTCTGCACCGGATGCACGCAATACTACAAGTACGTCATCGACATGAATGCTCGATAGCCTCGCTCCAGCTGGGTCTTTCGTGGCGGGCCGCTAGGCACTCCTGACGGCCCGCCACCAGGCATGGGCACTTCACGGCACGAATTCGTGTACCTGCTGGCCGAGGGGCGGAGGGCGCACAGACGCGCACGCCGATGAGGACGTCGCGCCCCATGCCCCGCACTCGGCCGCTGCGGCCCCAGCGGGAAGCCTGATGGTCACTTGGGGAGTGGGGCGAGAGAGCGAAGAGGAGCATGCCGACCCAGGGCGATGAAGGGAGCCCAGGCGTAGGGGTGGGGGTGGGCCTGTCGCAACTCCAGCATGGCGGCGCGTAGGGCCGAGACACGGCGCTCACCGGCCAGCAGGTGGCGGTAGTAGCCCTGCATGAGCTGACGGGTGGTGTCGTCATTCACCTTCCACAGGCTGCTCACCACCGTCTCGGCACCGGCGGAGATGAGGGCGCGGCGCAAGCCATAGACGCCCTGGCCGAGCTTGACGTCCCCGCGACCCGTCTCACAGGCGGAGAGGACGATGCGTATTCCGGCCATCGCGAGCACGCAGCTCCTCGAAGAGCGTCTTGGCCTCCAACTCCGGCGATTCCCTCAGCCGCTCGGCCAGGCTGTCCCACTGCTCCTCGAACGGATCCTCCCTCGTCCTCCAGGTGCGCTCCTGCTTGAGCTCCGAGGGGAACTTCCCCTCCTTCACGTACTTGCGTGCCGTCTTGCGGTCCATCCCCGCCCGGGCCGACGCCAGCCCCAGGCGACCGTGCTTCGCCATCTCTTCCATCAGCTTCCTCACCTGGGCATCCGTCGTCCTCACCCGCCCATCCGAACCTCGGAAGTCACCGGGTTTCTACCGACGGCTGCCGTCACTCAAGATGGGGAGGTGTAGTTGTCGTTGATGGGGAGGTGTAGTTGTCGCTGAGCAGGGCTGCGTATGAAGGGGGCGAACGGCCCAAGGGCTTCCAGGGCCAGGTCTACCTGCCTGTGGACTGCCGCTGAGCGGGCGGGAGGCGTCCGCCGCCCTCGGGAGCGAGCGAAGTGCCTGGCGCTTGAGGCGCGATGGACCGCTGTGGTAGGGCGAAAGACTATGACCCCGGACCCAGCCCCGGTGCTCGAGTTTCCAGCGTGGCTCTACGACACCACCGCCGCCATCCGCCGCAAGGTGAGAGCCGAGGGCCGCAGGTGGGCCCGGGAGTACCTCGAGACCGGTGCCTTTTCCCAGCCCCGACAGATGCGCCAGGTGCAGCCCGGCGAGGTGCTGGTGATGCACTCGGGGGCCGAGGGGTTTGACTGGGCCCGCCCGCGCTGGCGGGTGCACATGTTTCTCAGCGTCTTCTCCAGCTTGGACGAATGCGTCCCAGAGGAGGAGCGTCAACGTACGGAAAATGCATTCGAGTCCTTCTGCCTGGGCACCCCGTGGGGGGTCCTCTACCATGCCGTGTCCCCACCCCCGCCGCGGAGCGCTGTGCGCATGGCGAACCGGCTCGCCTCGTTGCTCCGCTTCTGGGACGTGCTCCAGGGCTCTCGCTACGCGTTCTGGTCGCCCGAGCAGAAGTACACGCTGGACGAGCTCCTGGAGGATATCTACCGCAAGACCCTGGAGGCCTGGTGCCCCGGAGGCCCGGCCTCGGTCCGCGAGCACCTGGCCCTGGCGGTGGAGCGTATGGCTCGCGCCACCCGCCAGGAGTGCGAGGAGGCCGTGCTCCGGGTGATTCCTGTCGTGGTGGAGATGGACACCGATTTGAAGCACCGCGACGTGCTCAGCGATCCGGACTTCCTGCGCGAGCGCCTCCGCGCGCTTCCCCCGAAGAAGTTCGAGGATTTCTCCAGCGCCTATAAATACGCGGTGAGCGGGCAATTGTGGGCCTGGGACAGGGAGTTGGGGCGACATTGATAAGAGAAGGCCCGAGAGGAGGAGCACGGGCGCCGACGCTACGCAGGCAGAGAGGGCCGTACGAGTTGCCTGACACCTTCCCGAGCCATGATGTGGACGGTGGCGGCAGCCAGTTGCGCGCCCGCGCCGTCGGGCTAGTCAATACCAGCCGCCTGCATCGCTCCGCCACACGGGTGGCGTGACGAATCCATGCAACACTGCTATCTGTGCAACAAGCCGTTTGATGGGGATGCGGTCCAAAAGCACGACGAACACATCATCCAGAATGCCCTGGGCGGCAAGTTGATCGGTGCCGAGATTCTCTGCGAGGCCTGCGGCAACATACTCAACGCTGCCGTGGATGTCCCTTTCATCCGAGAGCTTGAACCCGTGTCCGTGCTGCTGCGATTGGCTCGGGACA
The genomic region above belongs to Archangium lipolyticum and contains:
- a CDS encoding DUF2381 family protein, producing the protein MSRTRVTPGRRGPGEVTFSLVVHPSEATRLVEVTRQPRSLASCQEGEQLALEELQQCRQEKARLEAESNGKVGLTALLAQKLMGKGGVDDRDISKNVTAHPGNTLTSRLARTYRSDTGRMVVRLAMEQELWNDGTTPWTPIGAVLVGPQGLELKALGVWPLEPIPPGKGLRVVLELEATEEQARGTFTLKLWCQEGGGRGEFFDGVTFP
- a CDS encoding CHAT domain-containing tetratricopeptide repeat protein — translated: MLLVVLCCATSAAASEASADARLDEARTAFEEAARLEKEGKYAEAITKGEQALALREAVLGSTHLEVAACLNQVGNLHRKQGNHGRSEPLLQRALALRQEALGEQHPLVAESLRNLSTLYWVQKLYDRAEPYCQRALAIREATLGKHHPDVADSLNNLANIYSDQGLYAQAEPLHLRALAIWEAALGKNHPQVAYSLNNLGVIYKAQGLYAQAEQFHQRALAIREAALGKNHPHVADSLNNLGAIYKDQGLYAQAEQFHQRALAIREATLGKNHPSVAYSLSNLGLIYKDQGLYAQAEPFQQRALAIREATLGKNHPSVADSLSSLGAIYGYQGLYGQAEPLYQRALAIKEAALGKQHPDVAAALNSLANLYLNQGLYSRAEPLFERALSIWEAALGKQHPDVAVALNSLANLYLNQGLYSRAEPLFERALSIWEAALGKQHPNVAATLNNLANLYLNQGLYSRAEPLFERALSIWEAALGKQHPNVAATLNNLADLYREQGLYSRAEPLFERALSIWEAALGKQHPNVASALNNLADLYREQGLYSRAEPLFERALSIREAALGKQHADVAASLKGLARLRLIQKQRAQALPLLTRAFSISEQRLRREALDFSESRLASFLQLLRSEEDVLYSLLRAHPGDARLRRLALSSVLLRKGRSVEEVANTSRTIYLGLGEEDRSTFERLRGLRAQLATLSHQGPDSLSPADYQQRLQSLAAQGDALETQLARHSAPLRALTALPGPDQIVERVAAALPRDSALVEFVAYKDSPAVPRPGTPQSQLPSELRYLALVLLPNATIRTVDLGPAAAIDQAASTFRDALASSDAAWQSPAQALYSLAFRPLRPLLGNVRHLFLSPDGQLNLVPFAALHNGKGPLVDSFHFTYLTSGKDLLPRPQDIAPSRSLVVLADPDFGASPSTAPVAQQQQPALALRSASTERFFSSLRADLAERTWVPLPGTRQEAEAIQQLLPQAQLFLGVEASKQRLLTLPTPGVLHLATHGFFLEDSASASPEASRAVVHSGGLSGDSSTQHLPDPLLRSGLILSGASAQQPHSPDSSLVTALELAGLDLWGTELVVLSACETGRGDVKLGQGVYGLRRALISAGAETVVSSLWKVNDDTTRQLMQGYYRHLLAGEPRVSALRAAMLELRQAHPHPYAWAPFIALGRDAPLRSLAPVSKDQSGL
- a CDS encoding transposase domain-containing protein is translated as MYTLVATCVLAGVEPWAYLADVLEKLARGWPQRRLEELLPPMWKAAREASAQTPSTSPAPT
- a CDS encoding transposase — protein: MSGGMSGAAPGKKTTDMHGVVALLRTLLAEGQDEQAIELVVGLLSRLVEKNTELELRLRKAMRQRFGRTSEKLSAEQLSLFLTQLGQEDAGPRKRRSLVPGRLASQQALRRRPSHRARKPPGRSARGTGVARCPPPCRASSASTSRRPRRCGARRVGETRRAVARRRARHWSGCPATSR
- the tnpB gene encoding IS66 family insertion sequence element accessory protein TnpB (TnpB, as the term is used for proteins encoded by IS66 family insertion elements, is considered an accessory protein, since TnpC, encoded by a neighboring gene, is a DDE family transposase.), with translation MREDPLSGHLFVFFNRTRDMVKVLWWHSGGFCLFCKRLEKGSFRLPRPLPEDGSALTLEAVEITLLLEGIDLKASVRRPRWQPPPEKSTA
- the tnpA gene encoding IS66-like element accessory protein TnpA, whose protein sequence is MERKTERVDATLARAAASNYWTEAEAQAVLEACEASGLSVAEFARRHGLGAQRLRWWKKRRAEETGPSLSFVPVHVAAPASPEAQRPAGTASMEVVLTRGRRIRVEPGFDAQALARLVRALEEAC
- a CDS encoding pre-peptidase C-terminal domain-containing protein, with protein sequence MHNPLVPPHAPPNIRQPMTCRSRKEATAARHIMNLLARVMVVLILASASLAHAQTTMMNSGWTKSAGQSQNGANPKFKFTLPSTQTVTIDLMSSVDTYLYLLNSNSVVLYRDDDSGDGFNSRLTVTLSAGTYYIVAATYSTDQSGRFTLSTTGGSLGWCFVGYEHANYGGIAYQFCSGGPFPSHSSWNDKISSFRVPKGMMVRAFEHADGSGVARTYYADVPYVGPLYNDITSALSWDSFAENGFAMAMVSDPQFAWTYCKDSSSSTKCSDERNAYPNWSAESLSRLYNGRMRDTINNVKNVLGDAAFGGVIVNGDLTEFGDQDADLGDYVANYEHGLKANVYLGLGNHDYANNVDDCSFNHCANSMVSYHKAQVGTLNPVSFDYGENGGDHAGSLGYSWEIGDVHFVQLNNYPTYTRSWSGFNFSEWRTDYFYITSAIAWLRTDLQNAAARGKKIILNWHDWAQVQDNAEVLAILRDFPVIAVFAGHRHELFGLTGFSGDGTNVPIFHSGSAHYGTFLVTRFFDNKMYVWMMEINQLGDGSLRIVHPNTDERIPVSNLTDKFDVCTGCTQYYKYVIDMNAR